The Mesobacillus jeotgali genome window below encodes:
- a CDS encoding aminoglycoside 6-adenylyltransferase, translating to MKQEQVMVKQLLDWAKPNENIRTVLMTSSRANPYAFTDLFTDFDFEIFVDDLEAFSNDDAWLDQFGSLIKKVVLQNGNWRTRLVLYEDGTKIDFQVTTNDFVKHLASMPELPDAYDNGYKVLLDKDGITKGISAPSYMAYITKKPSAERFADIINSFWGDTAYVANSLWRDELYYSKYMLDNVIRFQYLQPVIEWHLGVKHDWSINPNKFGRWFKRYLDSETWAELERTYAGAGIEENWEALFRTADFFSRLAQEVGKSLGYEYPMEYEQKMREYLLKVKKLPQDARSFTK from the coding sequence TTGAAGCAAGAACAAGTGATGGTAAAACAGCTTCTTGATTGGGCTAAGCCAAATGAAAATATCAGGACGGTGCTCATGACAAGTTCAAGAGCTAACCCTTATGCTTTCACAGACTTATTTACAGACTTTGATTTCGAGATTTTCGTTGATGATTTAGAGGCTTTTAGCAATGACGATGCATGGCTAGATCAATTCGGTTCGCTCATAAAGAAAGTGGTTTTGCAGAATGGCAATTGGCGAACGAGACTCGTCCTGTACGAAGACGGAACAAAGATAGATTTTCAGGTTACCACGAATGATTTTGTTAAACACCTGGCTTCCATGCCAGAACTGCCAGATGCATATGACAACGGATATAAAGTTCTGTTGGATAAGGATGGCATCACAAAAGGAATCTCGGCTCCATCTTATATGGCATACATAACAAAGAAGCCTTCAGCGGAAAGATTCGCTGATATTATCAATAGTTTTTGGGGAGATACCGCATATGTCGCGAACAGCCTATGGCGTGATGAACTGTACTATTCAAAATACATGCTTGACAATGTCATACGATTCCAGTACCTCCAGCCTGTGATTGAATGGCACCTGGGAGTAAAGCATGATTGGAGCATCAATCCCAATAAGTTCGGCCGTTGGTTCAAACGATACCTGGATTCAGAAACATGGGCAGAACTGGAAAGGACTTATGCAGGAGCGGGTATTGAAGAAAACTGGGAAGCTCTCTTCCGGACAGCAGACTTTTTCAGCCGCCTGGCACAAGAAGTCGGGAAGAGTTTGGGATATGAGTATCCAATGGAATATGAGCAGAAAATGAGGGAGTATTTGTTAAAGGTGAAGAAGTTGCCGCAGGATGCTAGAAGCTTTACTAAGTAA
- a CDS encoding undecaprenyl-diphosphatase, with amino-acid sequence MDLKLFQLINRLSGRFTPVDLLMIFISNRMRYVYILITALLLFKSRRNKQIAIETGSSVFISFVIQFFIKIFYYKPRPFKKRRVGILIPSKMDSSFPSKHTVLAFAASTSLLMFQRRLGILMTWLSALTGFSRIWVGHHYPSDIVGSALIGSLASVVTRIISYRSFGNKPEIS; translated from the coding sequence ATGGACCTTAAACTTTTTCAGTTAATCAACAGACTTTCTGGCCGATTCACCCCAGTAGATTTATTAATGATATTCATATCCAATCGGATGCGCTATGTCTATATTCTTATAACAGCATTACTTCTTTTTAAGAGCCGACGGAACAAGCAGATTGCTATTGAAACGGGAAGTTCTGTTTTTATCAGCTTTGTCATTCAATTTTTCATTAAAATCTTTTATTATAAGCCTCGGCCTTTCAAGAAAAGACGGGTTGGTATTCTCATTCCTTCAAAAATGGATTCATCCTTCCCGAGCAAGCACACTGTTCTGGCCTTTGCCGCTTCTACCTCACTATTGATGTTCCAGCGCAGGTTAGGAATACTGATGACGTGGTTGTCTGCCCTGACCGGTTTTTCCCGGATTTGGGTCGGTCATCATTACCCTTCAGATATTGTAGGCAGTGCACTAATCGGGTCATTGGCAAGTGTTGTGACAAGGATCATTTCATACCGTAGTTTCGGAAACAAACCAGAAATCAGTTAA
- a CDS encoding effector binding domain-containing protein produces MEAKLLNKEAFKAIGVKWIGTFEQAAKGEIKNFHRGFLERKNEIECAVNPENILGLSYHINENGFTYYLALEVEDTVAVPEGMELITVPAYAFASTEYKGTAVHEAYTGLYTWIKQNGYLINQSELEHLEEYPGSFDPLKDEPELRIHIPIIA; encoded by the coding sequence ATGGAAGCAAAGCTATTAAATAAAGAAGCATTCAAGGCTATCGGAGTCAAATGGATCGGTACTTTTGAACAGGCAGCCAAAGGAGAAATCAAAAACTTTCACAGGGGATTTCTCGAAAGGAAAAATGAAATAGAATGCGCTGTAAATCCTGAAAACATTCTTGGGCTTTCTTATCACATCAACGAAAATGGTTTTACATATTATCTGGCATTGGAAGTGGAGGATACGGTGGCAGTGCCTGAAGGAATGGAGCTAATTACGGTTCCGGCTTATGCATTTGCCAGTACGGAGTATAAGGGAACAGCAGTGCATGAAGCATATACAGGCTTGTATACATGGATCAAACAAAATGGCTATTTAATAAACCAGAGTGAATTAGAGCATCTGGAAGAGTATCCAGGAAGTTTTGATCCTTTAAAAGATGAACCTGAACTGAGAATCCATATTCCGATTATCGCTTAA
- a CDS encoding DUF4257 domain-containing protein, producing MLENIIFAMVIGGFVGLTAHVRRRGKIIMPRRTKKFIYLGFLEEILTGSLAAALLVVSSEADSLLRVFLMSIMAGFGGDALLRGLELFRIGNSNPGGEDIGNEKTNTSA from the coding sequence ATGTTAGAAAACATTATTTTCGCAATGGTCATCGGTGGATTTGTTGGACTGACAGCACATGTGAGAAGACGAGGCAAGATCATCATGCCGAGAAGAACAAAAAAGTTCATTTACCTGGGTTTTTTAGAAGAGATCCTTACAGGTTCACTGGCCGCCGCTCTTTTGGTAGTCTCATCCGAAGCTGATTCACTGCTAAGAGTTTTTTTGATGTCAATCATGGCTGGCTTCGGGGGTGATGCCTTACTAAGAGGTCTGGAATTATTTCGAATAGGTAACAGTAACCCAGGCGGGGAGGATATTGGGAATGAAAAGACCAACACCTCAGCCTAA
- a CDS encoding NUDIX domain-containing protein gives MFVINVEGAICRDGKWLIIERSSKEEHAGGLLSLVGGTVENEGFSKDLLERTLKRELFEEVGITIEDDVDYVRNTSFVLPDGREVLDLVFYCEIASGEPVAKSPDEVAAVYWMTAEEINAHPNAPVWLKESIEEAEHTIRKIQFK, from the coding sequence ATGTTTGTTATAAATGTGGAAGGGGCAATTTGCAGAGATGGAAAATGGCTGATCATTGAAAGGAGCTCCAAAGAGGAACATGCAGGAGGCCTTTTGTCGCTTGTAGGAGGGACGGTAGAAAACGAAGGGTTCTCTAAAGACTTGCTTGAGCGGACCTTGAAACGGGAGCTCTTTGAGGAAGTGGGTATTACAATAGAAGATGATGTTGATTATGTCAGAAATACTTCTTTTGTTCTCCCAGATGGAAGGGAAGTGCTTGATCTGGTTTTTTATTGTGAAATTGCTTCAGGAGAACCGGTTGCAAAAAGTCCAGATGAAGTCGCCGCTGTATACTGGATGACGGCTGAAGAAATCAATGCCCATCCAAATGCTCCTGTTTGGTTAAAAGAGAGCATTGAAGAAGCTGAGCATACAATCAGAAAAATTCAATTTAAATGA
- a CDS encoding kinase, giving the protein MDFAEKLMKEIHSAIGQNKRFILGVDGLSRSGKTTLVKRLGSMLDSKDIQNLIIHIDDHIVERKSRYNTGQDEWREYYYLQWDIESLKEILFEKLISSSELKLPYYDNYLDRHEYKNLNIADKKVIFVEGIFLLRKEWSSFFDFTVFLDCPREVRFSRESMKTQQNIEKFTKRYWKAEDFYMKKVRPIEKAQLVLSCDKLVKE; this is encoded by the coding sequence TTGGATTTTGCAGAGAAATTAATGAAGGAAATTCATTCAGCTATTGGTCAAAATAAACGCTTTATTCTAGGTGTCGATGGACTTAGCAGGTCAGGGAAAACGACTCTTGTAAAAAGACTCGGTTCAATGTTGGATTCAAAAGACATTCAAAACCTGATTATCCATATAGATGACCATATTGTTGAACGGAAGTCCAGATACAATACCGGGCAGGACGAATGGAGAGAGTATTATTATCTGCAGTGGGATATTGAGTCGCTCAAGGAAATTTTGTTTGAAAAGCTCATTTCCTCTAGTGAACTGAAGTTGCCCTATTACGATAATTATTTGGATCGACATGAATATAAAAACCTGAATATAGCTGATAAGAAGGTCATTTTTGTTGAAGGGATCTTCTTGCTGAGAAAGGAATGGAGCAGCTTTTTTGATTTTACCGTCTTTCTGGATTGCCCAAGAGAGGTTCGCTTTTCAAGGGAAAGCATGAAAACTCAGCAGAATATCGAAAAGTTCACTAAAAGGTATTGGAAGGCTGAAGATTTTTACATGAAAAAAGTGAGGCCGATTGAAAAAGCGCAATTAGTATTATCATGCGATAAGTTGGTGAAAGAGTGA
- a CDS encoding serine hydrolase has protein sequence MDKKFTKEKINSCLVLQENKVIYEFFRNNKQKQKLHKVNSVTKSVLSILIGIAIDQGKIKSVKQPIADFFECLEESKKAITVEHLLTMTPGFDWPEFTSWGGRPMPMINSKDWIKFVLDREMIEEPGVNMYYNSGASHLLSAILQKAAGEPLTSFAEKYLFQPMQIKDYVWHSDSKGIAIGGFGLSLNPFDLLKIGRLMLSNGKWEGKRIVSEEWIRESTAPRYIGPYFGMYGYHWWILSDEDNAPFSPHAFFAMGYGGQYIIVVPDIYLVTIFTSDNYAETHVPLEYFKTDILPSFI, from the coding sequence TTGGATAAGAAGTTCACAAAAGAAAAAATCAACTCCTGTCTTGTTTTGCAGGAAAATAAAGTGATATATGAATTTTTCCGAAACAACAAACAAAAGCAAAAATTGCACAAAGTGAATTCCGTGACCAAAAGCGTCCTTTCGATTTTGATAGGCATTGCGATTGATCAAGGGAAAATCAAAAGTGTAAAACAACCGATAGCTGATTTTTTTGAATGCCTAGAGGAATCCAAAAAAGCAATTACAGTTGAGCATCTGCTGACTATGACCCCAGGTTTTGACTGGCCTGAGTTTACGAGCTGGGGCGGCAGACCGATGCCGATGATCAACAGCAAGGACTGGATAAAGTTTGTCCTCGACCGGGAAATGATCGAGGAACCTGGAGTAAATATGTATTACAATTCCGGAGCCTCACATTTATTAAGCGCCATCCTTCAAAAAGCAGCAGGGGAACCTCTGACAAGTTTTGCTGAAAAATACTTGTTTCAACCGATGCAAATTAAAGATTATGTCTGGCATTCTGACTCAAAGGGAATCGCAATTGGCGGGTTTGGTCTGTCTTTAAATCCTTTTGATCTTCTGAAAATAGGCAGGCTCATGCTAAGTAACGGAAAGTGGGAAGGCAAGAGGATTGTTTCAGAGGAATGGATACGAGAATCTACAGCACCAAGGTACATCGGTCCTTATTTTGGAATGTACGGTTACCACTGGTGGATTCTTTCAGATGAAGACAATGCGCCGTTCAGCCCGCATGCCTTTTTTGCCATGGGATATGGCGGGCAATATATCATAGTCGTACCTGATATATATTTAGTCACGATCTTTACCAGTGACAACTATGCTGAAACGCACGTACCCCTGGAGTACTTTAAAACAGATATACTGCCGTCATTCATTTAG
- a CDS encoding DUF4253 domain-containing protein, giving the protein MDWKKLFSFRKSQEKELNLQEADFSKEALAIVQRNSHGKIMPFYKTDLSSDEADGLAGICIETSEKESEHLVLKLNQELQKVNYQAFICDYDQKEIGIIKGTDQFDILKVQQTNGDNCDIGNENVISKLKDWHGRYPFIIIGADYDWVEMRFQSMPKDKELKGLAKEIEKFCPDIVEQGTGTISGLIQDMKETGKLLLWWD; this is encoded by the coding sequence ATGGATTGGAAAAAGTTGTTTAGCTTTCGCAAGAGTCAGGAGAAGGAATTGAATCTTCAGGAAGCAGATTTTTCAAAAGAGGCACTTGCAATTGTACAACGGAATTCACACGGCAAAATAATGCCCTTTTATAAGACGGACTTATCTTCTGATGAAGCAGATGGATTGGCTGGAATTTGTATTGAGACCAGTGAGAAAGAGTCGGAACATCTTGTTTTAAAGCTTAACCAGGAGTTGCAGAAGGTGAACTATCAGGCCTTTATTTGCGATTATGATCAAAAAGAAATCGGAATTATTAAGGGTACAGACCAATTCGACATTCTGAAGGTCCAGCAGACCAATGGAGACAATTGCGATATAGGCAATGAAAACGTCATTTCAAAGCTGAAGGACTGGCATGGTAGGTATCCCTTCATCATCATTGGGGCGGATTATGACTGGGTAGAAATGAGGTTTCAATCCATGCCTAAAGACAAGGAATTAAAAGGGCTGGCAAAAGAAATCGAAAAATTCTGTCCGGATATCGTGGAACAGGGAACAGGAACAATCAGCGGTTTGATTCAGGATATGAAAGAGACAGGGAAATTATTATTATGGTGGGATTAA
- a CDS encoding DUF2332 domain-containing protein: MFMSDEISLKFKRFAVQECKGSSPLYEFLSSKIAEDTLMLDLAGKAREGQPVPNLFLGAVHYLLLKGYNHPLAGFYPSLTDQPLPAEEAYPVFVDFCRTYPDELIELLKSKIVQTNEVRRCSYLYPIFSRISLMTRKPLALIEIGTSAGLQLFVDKYSYSYGSDEIFGNFDSEVQLRSELRGDQTLLNPLPHFDVATRIGVDLNINDVRNTEDYLWLKALIWPEHAERRELFEKAASYVSNQTLSLIEGDGVEVLRSLVSEVPEEQVICVFHTHVANQMPVQTKEKLLGQIKEIGKRRAIFHIYNNIYDVKLHLDYYLDGNESLNTIGETDGHGRWFKLNF, translated from the coding sequence ATGTTCATGTCTGATGAAATCTCTTTGAAGTTCAAAAGATTTGCGGTTCAAGAATGTAAAGGCTCAAGTCCGCTTTATGAATTCCTTTCTTCAAAAATAGCTGAAGATACTTTAATGCTTGATCTTGCAGGAAAAGCGAGAGAAGGACAACCAGTGCCAAATCTATTTTTGGGAGCTGTACACTATCTATTATTGAAAGGATATAATCACCCGCTGGCGGGATTCTATCCAAGTTTGACCGATCAGCCTCTTCCTGCAGAAGAAGCTTATCCGGTTTTTGTTGATTTTTGCCGGACCTATCCTGATGAGTTGATCGAGTTACTTAAAAGTAAGATCGTCCAGACAAATGAGGTCAGGCGCTGTTCTTATCTCTATCCCATTTTTAGCCGCATTTCCCTTATGACCAGAAAGCCTTTGGCATTGATTGAAATCGGAACGAGTGCTGGCTTGCAGTTATTTGTGGACAAATACAGTTATTCATATGGCTCAGATGAGATTTTCGGTAATTTTGATTCAGAAGTTCAACTGAGATCTGAATTAAGAGGAGATCAAACACTTTTGAATCCATTGCCCCATTTTGATGTTGCAACAAGAATAGGAGTCGACCTGAATATTAATGATGTTAGAAATACAGAGGATTATTTATGGCTAAAGGCATTGATCTGGCCTGAACACGCTGAAAGACGGGAGTTATTTGAAAAAGCAGCAAGCTATGTAAGCAATCAAACATTAAGTTTAATAGAGGGTGATGGAGTAGAGGTCCTCAGGTCCCTGGTAAGCGAAGTTCCGGAAGAACAGGTGATTTGTGTATTCCATACCCATGTTGCAAATCAAATGCCAGTCCAGACTAAGGAGAAGCTTTTGGGACAAATAAAAGAAATAGGGAAGCGGAGGGCAATTTTTCATATATACAATAATATTTATGATGTAAAGCTGCACTTGGATTATTATCTCGATGGTAATGAAAGCTTGAACACAATCGGGGAAACCGACGGCCATGGCCGGTGGTTCAAGCTTAATTTTTAG
- a CDS encoding GNAT family N-acetyltransferase, which translates to MEFRIAKKSDIDQLIRMRWDFTLEDYPEMGEGVEYGSFEKECREFLETAIQSGKWFVWVAENNGKIVSHIYIELIQKVPRPGRTTNPFAYMTNVYTVPGHRGKGIGSKLLSCVNEWAEEMKFEFIIVWPSDAGIEFYGRNGYTHCKEPMERHF; encoded by the coding sequence ATGGAATTTCGAATAGCTAAGAAAAGTGATATTGATCAATTAATTAGAATGAGATGGGATTTCACGCTTGAAGATTACCCCGAAATGGGGGAGGGCGTGGAGTATGGTTCCTTTGAAAAAGAATGCAGAGAGTTCCTTGAAACTGCTATACAGAGCGGGAAGTGGTTTGTTTGGGTGGCCGAAAACAACGGGAAAATCGTTTCACATATCTATATAGAATTGATTCAAAAAGTTCCGCGTCCTGGCAGGACCACAAATCCCTTTGCTTATATGACAAATGTATATACTGTTCCCGGACATAGGGGAAAAGGGATAGGCAGCAAGCTGCTATCATGTGTCAATGAATGGGCTGAGGAAATGAAGTTTGAATTTATCATCGTCTGGCCCAGTGATGCAGGCATCGAGTTTTATGGAAGAAACGGCTACACACATTGTAAGGAGCCCATGGAAAGGCATTTTTAA
- a CDS encoding N-acetyltransferase, producing MKNASYIIRPENNTDVTGIRELNVLAFDNGENEASLVELIRESEQFVPKLSLVAAKEDGEIIGHILFSVIHLVTQHGTFPTIGLAPMAVKPDYQYSGIGSALVSEGIKACKDLGYEHVFVLGHPNFYPRFGFTPASQFGIKAPFPVPDEVFMALELKKGSLTALQGQIEYPPAFNAVS from the coding sequence ATGAAAAACGCTAGTTATATCATCCGCCCAGAAAACAACACTGATGTTACAGGAATAAGGGAATTGAATGTATTAGCTTTCGACAATGGAGAAAATGAAGCTTCTTTGGTTGAACTTATAAGGGAATCGGAACAATTCGTCCCTAAGCTGAGCCTGGTAGCAGCGAAAGAAGACGGTGAAATTATTGGCCATATCCTTTTCAGTGTCATCCACCTTGTTACCCAACATGGGACTTTCCCTACTATAGGTCTTGCACCAATGGCAGTGAAACCAGACTATCAATATAGCGGAATCGGTTCTGCGCTTGTTAGCGAAGGAATCAAAGCATGCAAGGATTTAGGATATGAACATGTCTTTGTCCTTGGGCACCCAAACTTTTATCCTCGTTTTGGCTTTACACCAGCCAGCCAATTTGGCATAAAAGCTCCTTTCCCTGTTCCTGACGAAGTATTCATGGCTCTCGAGCTAAAGAAAGGCTCATTAACTGCATTACAGGGACAAATTGAGTATCCGCCTGCCTTCAATGCAGTGAGTTAA
- a CDS encoding ATP-dependent DNA helicase, producing the protein MKNNLPFTITKNDTFFELLGDYIGDVFYDILPEKGYELRDEQIYMAFQVEQAFKNKGIVFAEAGVGTGKTFVYLIYAILYARYMGKPAIVSCSDETLIEQLVKEGGDIEKLEKALDLKVDVRLAKAREQYVCVKKLDDLSNTSNDIEILDVHDRLPDFIFDEGISMNSFTRYGDRKEYPWVTNEKWSSMAWDPLQQCSTCSWRHRCGQTLNRDYYRHAGDLIICSHDFYMEHVWTKDSRKREGQMPLLPDASTVIFDEGHLLEFAAQKGLTYRFNSQTLTTVLTGYMHQDVREESLYLIEDILELHDTWFDLLVENSSSVEGSNRKEVPMLSSIRKTAETLEKKVSDLMDQLVFDAEMFLIDEYHLKIMEEYLEFFAYGISIFLKNDEGIFWLEENEVQTSLVIMPRLVEDILKKEVFSQNIPFVFSSATLSQAGDFSYIAKSLGIEKYTSFTVASPFDYEEQMELVAHIEDDEVKKWCKIGDDLISKKGSSLVLFSSMEEMERFRAWSENQEWSFTILFEGDREISETVKEFQTDIETVLCSYSLWEGLDVPGESLIQVIIASLPFPPHDPVFQAKRKHAQNPAQEVDIPYMLLRLRQGMGRLIRTNQDSGTVHIWLTQNQKAAHFEKLKDVLPVQPIHWK; encoded by the coding sequence ATGAAAAATAACCTTCCATTTACCATTACCAAGAATGATACGTTCTTCGAGTTATTAGGGGATTATATTGGTGATGTCTTTTATGATATATTGCCTGAAAAGGGCTATGAGCTGCGCGATGAACAGATTTATATGGCTTTCCAGGTGGAGCAGGCCTTTAAGAATAAAGGGATTGTTTTCGCAGAAGCAGGCGTCGGTACCGGTAAAACCTTCGTCTATCTTATTTATGCCATTTTATACGCAAGATACATGGGAAAGCCTGCGATTGTCTCCTGCTCGGATGAGACACTGATCGAGCAACTCGTAAAAGAGGGCGGTGATATCGAGAAACTCGAAAAGGCCTTAGACTTGAAGGTCGATGTCCGCCTGGCAAAAGCAAGAGAGCAGTATGTTTGTGTAAAGAAGCTAGATGACCTTTCAAATACATCGAACGATATAGAAATCCTTGATGTCCATGACCGGCTGCCAGATTTCATCTTTGATGAAGGAATTTCTATGAATTCCTTCACTCGCTATGGAGATCGAAAGGAATACCCATGGGTCACGAATGAAAAATGGTCATCAATGGCCTGGGACCCGCTCCAGCAATGCTCAACATGCAGCTGGCGCCACCGTTGCGGCCAAACATTGAATCGTGATTACTATCGTCATGCAGGCGATTTGATTATTTGCTCCCATGACTTTTACATGGAGCATGTATGGACGAAAGATTCACGTAAACGGGAAGGGCAGATGCCATTGCTTCCAGATGCTAGTACGGTGATTTTTGATGAGGGCCATTTGCTTGAATTCGCAGCGCAAAAGGGACTAACATACCGGTTCAACTCACAAACCTTGACCACTGTCCTGACGGGGTATATGCACCAGGACGTCCGAGAGGAGTCTCTTTATTTAATCGAGGATATTTTAGAACTCCATGATACATGGTTTGACCTCTTAGTTGAAAATTCATCTTCTGTCGAAGGCTCTAATCGAAAAGAAGTACCAATGCTGTCAAGTATCAGGAAAACTGCGGAAACACTTGAGAAAAAGGTTAGCGATTTAATGGACCAACTAGTTTTTGATGCGGAAATGTTCCTGATTGACGAGTACCATTTAAAAATCATGGAGGAGTATCTCGAGTTTTTCGCATATGGTATTTCAATTTTCTTGAAGAATGATGAAGGGATTTTCTGGCTTGAAGAAAATGAAGTGCAAACTTCGCTAGTCATCATGCCTCGGCTGGTTGAGGATATATTGAAAAAAGAAGTATTTTCACAGAACATCCCATTTGTATTTTCTTCTGCTACCTTGTCACAGGCTGGAGATTTCAGCTATATAGCGAAAAGCCTGGGGATTGAAAAATATACTTCCTTTACTGTAGCGTCCCCATTTGATTATGAAGAGCAAATGGAACTGGTCGCACACATCGAGGATGATGAAGTGAAGAAGTGGTGCAAGATAGGGGATGACCTTATTAGTAAGAAGGGCAGCTCGCTTGTTCTGTTCTCGTCTATGGAGGAAATGGAGCGATTCCGGGCATGGTCTGAAAACCAAGAATGGAGCTTCACTATCTTGTTTGAGGGTGACCGTGAAATCAGTGAAACAGTCAAAGAATTCCAGACTGACATTGAGACGGTTTTATGTTCCTACAGTCTATGGGAAGGATTGGACGTTCCAGGAGAGTCATTGATTCAAGTTATCATTGCTTCCTTGCCATTCCCGCCTCATGACCCAGTCTTCCAGGCGAAAAGAAAACATGCACAAAATCCGGCGCAAGAGGTAGATATTCCGTATATGCTCCTTCGCCTAAGACAAGGGATGGGGCGGTTGATCAGAACCAATCAAGACAGCGGTACCGTGCATATTTGGCTAACTCAAAATCAAAAAGCTGCACACTTTGAAAAATTAAAAGATGTGCTGCCTGTTCAACCCATACATTGGAAATAG
- the lexA gene encoding transcriptional repressor LexA has translation MTKLSKRQQDIFEFIKGEVKKKGYPPSVREIGEAVGLASSSTVHGHLARLESKGLIRRDPTKPRAIEILEIEDDARIPKYNVVNVPVVGKVTAGMPITAIENVEEYFPLPDRLVPHDEQVFMLEIMGDSMIEAGILDGDYVIVKQQKTANNGDIVVAMTEDDEATVKRFFKEKDYFRLQPENPTMDPIILRNVSILGKVIGVYRHMH, from the coding sequence ATGACAAAGTTATCTAAGCGGCAACAAGATATATTTGAATTCATAAAAGGCGAAGTAAAGAAAAAAGGGTATCCGCCATCCGTCCGCGAAATAGGTGAAGCAGTTGGACTTGCTTCCAGCTCCACTGTACATGGACACCTTGCCAGGCTTGAGAGCAAAGGCTTGATTCGACGCGATCCTACTAAGCCGCGTGCAATAGAAATTCTCGAGATAGAAGATGATGCCCGTATTCCGAAGTATAATGTCGTTAATGTACCTGTTGTTGGTAAAGTAACAGCGGGTATGCCGATTACCGCCATTGAAAATGTTGAAGAGTACTTCCCTCTCCCTGATCGCCTTGTTCCACATGATGAGCAGGTTTTCATGCTCGAAATCATGGGTGACAGTATGATCGAAGCGGGAATCCTTGACGGGGACTATGTGATTGTCAAGCAGCAAAAGACTGCTAATAATGGTGATATTGTTGTAGCGATGACTGAGGACGATGAGGCAACAGTAAAGCGCTTCTTTAAGGAAAAGGATTATTTCAGGCTGCAGCCGGAAAACCCAACGATGGATCCAATTATCCTTCGTAATGTATCCATTCTTGGTAAAGTTATCGGTGTCTACCGCCATATGCATTAA
- a CDS encoding LysM peptidoglycan-binding domain-containing protein: MKKLWENYSYAMILLAVSLIFTMVAKAQLNNEEAYITVTIEEGQSLWKIAESFASEHNLSENEFVSWVEKKNGIVGEMVIPGDELVIPVVAEQIEPTQIAGAEK; encoded by the coding sequence ATGAAAAAATTATGGGAAAACTATTCATATGCAATGATCTTGCTTGCTGTTAGCTTAATCTTCACAATGGTGGCAAAAGCTCAATTAAATAATGAAGAGGCATACATAACTGTTACTATAGAAGAAGGACAATCGCTATGGAAGATTGCTGAATCATTTGCCAGCGAACACAATTTATCTGAAAATGAATTTGTAAGCTGGGTAGAAAAGAAAAATGGAATTGTCGGAGAAATGGTCATTCCTGGTGACGAGCTGGTGATTCCAGTTGTGGCTGAACAGATCGAACCTACTCAGATTGCCGGAGCGGAAAAGTAG
- a CDS encoding recombinase family protein — translation MKAIIYCRVSTTKETQESSLARQEEELLRLAGSYGFEVASIIKEQASGYDLEREGILELLELIKDKKIGALLIQDETRLGRGNAKVAILHCILKENVKLYSVSHSGELQLSESDSMVLQIVSMVEEYQRKIHNIKIKRGMKRAIEHGYKPQRNLKNQGDHSGRERKEMPIEEIVRLRNNGLTFAEIAATLRGFGYNVSKATVNRRYLEHVEAEE, via the coding sequence ATGAAAGCAATCATTTATTGCCGTGTAAGTACAACAAAAGAAACACAGGAATCTTCCCTTGCCAGGCAGGAAGAAGAGTTGCTTCGCCTGGCAGGCAGTTATGGCTTTGAAGTGGCCAGTATTATAAAAGAACAGGCCAGCGGTTATGACCTCGAAAGAGAAGGAATACTTGAACTGCTGGAATTGATAAAGGACAAAAAGATAGGGGCACTGCTGATCCAGGATGAAACGAGACTTGGAAGAGGAAATGCTAAAGTTGCGATCCTTCATTGTATCCTCAAAGAAAATGTGAAATTATATAGTGTCTCCCACAGTGGAGAGTTGCAGCTTTCTGAATCAGATTCCATGGTGCTCCAAATTGTCAGTATGGTTGAAGAGTATCAAAGGAAAATCCATAATATTAAAATTAAGCGGGGAATGAAACGAGCGATTGAGCACGGATACAAACCCCAGCGCAATTTGAAAAACCAGGGTGATCATTCCGGACGGGAACGAAAAGAGATGCCGATTGAGGAAATAGTCAGGCTGCGCAATAATGGGCTAACCTTTGCAGAAATCGCTGCTACTCTTAGGGGATTTGGATATAATGTATCAAAAGCAACTGTAAACCGAAGATATCTTGAGCACGTAGAAGCAGAAGAATAA